Genomic segment of Gigantopelta aegis isolate Gae_Host chromosome 10, Gae_host_genome, whole genome shotgun sequence:
cgagcgctttaccactgggatacgtcccgcccgcGCCACAATAAGACTCGAGTCGATCCAAGCAGAAGACGTAAAACCGGTGACGAAATCACCCACCCGCGAAGCCACCGACTTGGCTATAGATACTAAGCTTCCAGCACATATGTAACACTCTCGTTGATAGAAACAAGGCGCGACCAATGGTCAGGGATGTATGCGGAAACAGAAATTGATTAATGTACCCTACGACTCTAtagaataataaaacaatacattaatAACACGAATATCACATTTACGCCATTTGCCATGATTTGGTTATTTATACAAACAGTGGCgggtccagaaaatccatttaggggtggggtggggtggggggctgtgatatgaggtggaatgccaaaggaactttgggggaggtttggagtggggtggggggagggtgtcgtaaaaaagaagaaaattaatatataataaaattataactagctccccccctcccccgatccgcctctgacaAATATTACTTCCATAATACATTCACATTTGAATCGTACTTCAACTTAACggcatatacaaatataatcaGTGCTATAAATAAGTTAagacatgtaaaaatataatgcaTATGCAATCCTATTTACAACGTAATATGCAGGATAAATACATATTTCtaaaaccaacaataccatatAGGAATCGGCGCAAGTGAAACAAACACGAGTGCAGGCATTTACGTTCGTGCAACACACGCACTGCACGCGATttaaacaacaagaaaacaacTACACACGTTCGCTGTTGGCGATGAGTCCAACAAACATACAATCGGATAAAGAGAACTGTACGTCACATCGAAATCTATAAACAGATAACACTTATAagctataaatataatacagaaTAATACGTTACTTtagttgtaattaaaatatgttttatttatttataattaaaggaatgcttaagaaaggcttttggactggtatgcatattcaacgatatataatgcacattattgcttaatatcaacaagtatattaatatatttaattaataaaacggttaaatgtgacgggtattatatataacgggcgtagccattttattccatttcagttaatacgccctctggcgagctggtggttacgtaatacttaacacgtaacgtcaggaatgagtcttacaactagagaaacaaatctacctgggttttgcgggatgataaaataggcttgcattgcaatgttctgtaataatatacatcccagtaagccagcaataagtatatattatttttcaatacaaaattgtctacacaacaagtcgaaagaAGTATATCATGTTTTGTCTATGCATTAATCTtaatactgaaatgatacacggagtatTTTTATAGTTAATTGGTTTATTCTGTTAGTTTtctctacctgtgattcctgaatggcaggtgtgtatttgatacgtaaccagacgagccaattaattaccGTTGTGTAGACACAAAACTAAATACCGGTATTGTAATGTTACCtgtcacccctaaaatggtaatggacatggtttattactgtaaatagttctgtaatgCTATTGATTacgtagactttcccatctaaaatcacacaTCTGACCAAttagaccggcctcagtggcgtcgtggttaggccatcggtctacaggctggtaggtactgggttcggattccagtcaaggcatgggatttttaatccagatactgactccaaaccctgagtgctccgcaaggctcaatgggtaggtgtaaaccacttgcaccgaccagtgatccataactggttcaacaaaggccatggtttgtgctatcctgcccgtgggaagcgcaaataaaatatcctttgctgcctgtcgtaaaggagtagcctatgtggcgacagcgggtttcctctaaaaaaaaaaaacagtgtcagaatgaccatatgtttgacgtccaatagccgatgataagataaaaaaaatcaatgtgctctagtggcgtcgttaaataaaactttattgaccaattacgtagtcgtgggttgtcgtttttgctccagcgtagcataccaataggcctaatagttccctctggattatttaacagagaaaaatactataaccccatttcgttccgtTATTGCaagttgaaatatatttagttaaatagtttattatattatcacgtcgtttatgttgttttacaagtcaggttgatcgtaaagtactgcttttgtttacactgtgcatacaggagttggtcggagctgacgtcacttcgccccaagctagagaACCGGGCGcatcgaaaagaaaagaaaatggctgcccctagttagcaggaataagcacgtttttttttttattaactctaaaattacgcaattttcatttttttaaagagtcagtatgtatgtgttggtgctccgggtatgcatctttccaacacataaggctcatgtttgaaattactctccctttaaaataacaagttttaattaaatacattttactcaTTACTACTTTAGTTATCTGATTAAAAATGAAACGTCAAAAATTACTTAATATATGTTAATTTACTTATCATTAGTTACAGTTTACcagatatatttatacaatttataaattGTCCCAATTGGGATATTTTGGGCAGTATTTGGCCCAGGATGTCCCGGGCTTGGGCCAGGAGATGCCatatactttgttacatttgcttaaatcgttcgaattttttgttttgtttaacgacacctctagagcacattaattaattaatcaccggctattggatgtcaaacaaatggtaattctgacacgaagtcttgagaggaaacctgtcacctttttccattagcagcaacgggtcttttatattcactttcccacagaaaggttGGCACATACAaaaatctttgatataccagtcatggggctcTGGTTACACCATTTAATGATATgtggacattttgaaactgtgcGTGCCCAAACGAATGAGATTTTCGCTCGGTTGTCATCCGTTCGTTTGAAATGGACTATAACGAAGGGTCTATCCTCTTGGTGAAGTTATTGAgttttcctattccaaccaTTGATTCATGAATATGTTTGCCTGTATTTactatgtatgcatgtatgaatgtaggtatgtatggatgtaggcaggtaggtgggtgggttggtacgtaggtacgtacgtacgtataaATGGATTGATGGgtggtttaaagtttgtttcgtttaacgacaccactagaacacattggtttatttattaatcaccggctagttttagagaggaaacccgctacatttttccattagtagcaaggatcttataccatggtctttgatatacaactcATGGCGTACTGGGTGGAACAATaaatagttcaatgggtccaccgtgggggatcgatcctacacagaccgcgcatcaggcgaactatctaccactgggctacctcctgCCTCGAAcggtggatggatgcatgcatgtatgtttgtgtatgttcaTGCGTGCctgtaaaaaacccacatgatGTTATCCCTGTTCTtctttcacaaaaatatattttgatcactgtatatttttttgatatctCCCTCATTTTGCCATctcctcgtctctctctctctctccagtcaGTACTCGATATTTAAATGGCGTATGAATTGTCGTTTTATCATCATATACTTTTCTACTAAAATGGACATAACTAAGTTATGTTCTAAATAAGTCGtgacaaacagacaaaaaatTATGTCTGTTACTTCATCTGAAACGatgcaaaaataaaacaatgtgccagagtttcaccaaagagatgaaaaagtATGCACACGGTCAAAATATGGAATACCATCAGCAGTAATTTCAGTCAATAATGCATTGTAattagtagatatagcctccaaatgtctaccataaaccTTATTGGATGCTTCCAGAAGCTCCTAGACAACATAACCCTGATGGAACAACTTCTGTACCAGAATGACATGGCATTGTTTCATATCTGCATACAAGGAGCATGTTGTAAGGTATCTTAGAAGTTGTTATATAAAGGTACCAGAAGCTGGAGCAAAAGGTATATTGTTCGACTTAAAGGGATAATTGACTATTTCAAAGTTGAACTCATCCCTTTTTTTCATACAGTTTAGTTTGGTGACCTGTGTCTCTTTGAATATCTATAGATCGAGGTGTGAAATTGATCTAATACCTtcagatgtttcttttatttcaaacactggaGAGAGATGGGTCACCTAACACAAAGGATCAGTTTGACAATGATGAGGGGAGTCAGAATGGGGGACCCTGGCAACCATGGATCACCCAAAAGGTTAGAACGAAAAGTGATCAAATGAACATAAGAGTCCCCTGTCGATCCCTTTAGGATTATTGTCAAAactgatgaaataaaactggatCTCAGAGATCTCAAACATCATCTTGTTAAAGAAAACCCAGGGCTTAATGTGAAGAGGGTGGAGTACTGGAACAATGGGTATGTTGATATCTTTTTAATGGAAACCACTGAGCTTAAACGGAGGGGTGTAgccaagatttaaaaataacaattctgTTAGGGAAATCCCGGTACCCACAATAGAAACAAAACCAGATAATGTTCTGGATACCAAAATAGATGCCAGGTTACCGATTCAAATCCTAACCTGTCTTTTATTGAAAAAGGTTGAAAATTCAAATGGAGgtaaaacatttacttgtgATGAATTTAAAACTGCCAACAGAGAAGTGTGTAATATGATATCCTTCCATAGTGATGTGAAAATTTCCCATTTAAATATGGAGAAAGCTGGGCTAACATATTACCAATTTCTGAATGAAGAAAATGGGTCATCTTTAtgttaattaaatacaattGATCAGATCtaagaatattaatatattgattATGGGAGACAAGTCTCCTCTTAGTCACCAAGTACCAACTCTAAATAACatgcagtttaatttttaaaaacgagTATGGATTGTATATTATGCAATGGAATGCTAAAGGGTTAGGGGCCATGGTGATGAATTGAAGTTATTtatccaaaatttaaaaattaaacctgatataatatgtatacaggAGACATGATTTCATGAGGGCAAAGGTAAAGCaagtaaaacattgtttaatatttaacgTTATAGTAGTATtcattataatagtaatataacaACTAGAGGTGGTTtagcttttttaaaattaaaacaactatACCATATACAAAAATAGAATTCGTTCAAACACATCCTAATATTGAAGTACAAGGGATTAACATATATAGCAAAcaattaaatgttaatatttataatttttattgtcatcCTCGAGTTGGACAGTATGGTATCTCACTTGGAGattataataaagtaattaaatcTAATGGAAATTGTATTCTTTTGGCGATTTTAACAGCTATAATGAAATGTGGGGGTCAAACACTACCAATAAACAAGGTTCCATTGTTGAAGAATTTATGGCTTGTAATAATCTAGTGTGTTTAAACAATGGAACACCAACATTTATATCTGATATCGACGGGACTAATTCATGTTTAGATCTAACCGTGGTAACTTCTGATATTAGTGCTGAATGTGAAAATCTAAATAGTAATCATTTTCCTATTATGgttaaatataacacaaaaacaTCTTGGTCAGATAATCCAATATTTGTACCAAAATGGAATTTTGAAAAAGCTAATAGGAATAAATTTAATAGTGAgtgtaaaaaattttttttatcttttaatgaTGTAGAAGTATTGAACAAACAAGTAATGGATGAAGTCACGAGGGCAGCTAAATTAGCTATTCCCTAAACAAAACCTATTCAAATAACTAAACTAGTACCATGGTGGAATTCTTAATTAGCCGAGTTAGTTGCTAAACGGAATAAATTAAGaagaaatttaaagtttaaatctCCTGATATTTTGAGAAAATTTTACAATCTAAAATCAACAAAGCACTATTAAAGATGTATGGAATAATATAAAGCGAATTCAAGGTAAAAAGTCgtcaaaaaacaaatattgggcAAGAATAAAGACGTGGtaactaatttttaaaaggCACAATTGCTTGCTCAAACCTTTAGTAAAAACAATAGCGACCAAATCTTTGtcaaaaattttaataaattcaaaaaagaaaatagtaaAGAATTTACCATTCCAAAACAAAAAAGGGAGATTGATAAAGAAAATAAGTATAATATGCCATTTACTAAAACTgagtttttaaatgcatttcctAATGGATCACTGCTATCTACAGTCACATAGGTTCTGCCAGCAACACTATCAGTCACTTGATAAAATAAATCCGACAAACGTGtagtaaatgtattaatttctaatAATCTGTTTTCAAGTTGATATATAAGCTGAGACATGAAATCTGATTTTTCTTGCATTGCAAGCCTCAATTCTTCCGCTTGGGATACATTATAAGAAATTTTGGAAGTAACGGCAatgcaacaaaaacaattatactgATAAGGTCAGTCAGATAACGTCCGCGTGTGTTTATGTAGCCGATGGTCATCAATTAAGGGAGTAATGTATTGAACAATTAACGGTATGTTCTCGCTTCGCTGCTACTGTTCGCTTGTTGAATTCCTTATCGCTTCCGTGACATTTTGGCGGTATCCAGCAAGAAGACTGACACATGCAACTCACTTGCAACTTATCAGTCAGTAGCATTAACGACAATGCATCCAAACCGAATGCACTGTAAGTCCAATCAGATAACGTCTGCTTGTCGTTACGTAGTAGATTGGTATCAATTAAGGGAGTAATGCAGTGAGCAATTGACCGTCTGTTCTCTCTTCGTTTCTATTGTGTTCAGTGCCGCAGGGCGACAAacataatagaaatattttCCCGGAATTTTCTGGAATTTCATTTTTAAGCGCCATGGTACTAGTTTAGTTATTTGAATAGGTTTTGTTTAGGGAATAGCTAATTTAGCTGCCCTCATGACTTCATCCATTACTTGTTTGTTCAATACTTCTACATTAAAAAGataaattttcaaaacaatagtttaaagcacgcgaaaacgccattttcgaaagaaaaaaaaacccaaagagatacataacaataaaagtaaaagtaaagtttgttttatttaacgacgccactagagcacattgattttttttatcttatcatcggctattggacgtcaaacatatggtcattctgacactgtttttagaggaaacccgctgtcgccacatagctactcttttttacgacaggcagcaagggatcttttatttgcgcttcccacaggcaggatagcacaaaccatggtctttgttgagccagttatggatcactggtcggtgcaaatggtttacacctacccattgagccttgcggagcactcactcagggtttggagtcggtatctggattaaaaatcccatgcctcgactgggatccgaacccagtacctaccagcctgtagaccgatggcctgccacgacgccaccgaagccggtacataacaataaaaaaaaattgtattatttattggaatgttatgtattcaataataaaagtataaatcaatccacataaATGGCAGAATTTTTCTACTTCCTTTTTAGGCATAGGCCTACTTTATGGCTTGTCTAGACTGGGGTTTTAACAaatcataggcgtcggaagatccaggtaactgtgtgtgtgtgtgttgggggggggggggtatccaTGGGGTAGATGGGCTGGTTATTAAATGCGAGGTAATATACCATCGAGGTACCAAACTAcggtacatgaaataaaatagatCGCAATTAGTTAACTCGATATCTACCACCGTTATCTCTTAACGGATTAATAAGGCGATGCTATGGTCTGTCAGAGTGTATAGTGTTAATACGTTTTACGTAAATAGATCGCAATTAGTTAACTCGATATCTACCACCCTTACCTCCTAACGGATTAATAAGGCGATGCTATGGTCTGTCAGAGTGTATAGTGTTAACACGTTTTACGTAAATAGATCGCAATTAGTTAACTCGATATCTACCACCCTTACCTCTTAACGGATTAATAAGGCGATGCTATGGTCTGTCAGAGTGTATAGTGTTAATACGTTTTACGTAAATGTACGGGCgcgacgcagcccagtggtagagcgctcgcttgatgcgcggtcggtttgtgatcgatccccttcggtgggcccattgggctatttctcgttccacctagtgcaccacgactggtatatcaaagaccgtggtatgtgctatcctgtctgagtgatggtgcatatacaagataccttgctactaatatagcaggttttctctctgagactggcgaaattaccaaatgtttgacatccaatagtccatgattaataaatcgatgtgctctagtggtgtcgttaaacaaaacaagcttttacATAACTGTATGTAAGGTGCACGTGGCATGACGGTTAGTTAGACATGGTCTGTAATAAGattaacaagcattttgagagaaCTGTTAccgggcccaacacattttcatatttcgTAAGtccaagggctataactcttgtcaaaaatggataaatcgccATGTAAGTTATACTCGATCTGTAACAGAATATGCCTCAATGCCCTCAAACTTAAGCATAGTCTCGCGGCCAAACTGACCATGTCTTAGTTTCCATGGTAATAACTGGTGATCATACTCAAACACGACTCgtgaaagttgttttattatgaaaacaCGAAACCGTTCACTCTTCTTCAAAggcggcacagtgtaaaaaaaaagaaaaaagtagtaCGGCTCGAAGTTGCCAGACCCTCGTTTCAAACTCacctgtgaaggacattttgacaaatacaacaaatataacccataaaaaagaagaaacagttGTACGGCCATTGCCGTACCGACCGTACAGTCTACACCGCCCCTGTTCTTTATTTTGAAtggaaagttttatttaacgacaccactagagcacattaattatcgactattggatgtaaacaatttagtaattttgacatatagtcttagataggaaaacaactatattttacctattagtagcaaggtatcttttatatgcaccatcctttATTTCGAATGGGTGTGTCCTGTTATATTAAGACACTTGTTGCAGTTTGCCTTGTTGCTCTGCCTCCTGGccgaccggtctcggtggcgtcttggttaggccatcggtcaacaggctggtaggtactgggttcggatcccagtcgaggcatgggatttttaatccagataccgactccaaaccctgagtgagtgccctgcaaggctcaatgggtaggtgtaaaccacttgcaccaaccagtgatccataactggttctttgttacaccagctgtggagcactggctggaaagagaaatagcccaaagcgtccaccgacgaggatcgatcctagaccgaccgcgcatcaagcgaacgctttaccactgggctacgtcccgaccccacccagagcgagtttgacGACTTAGTGGGCAgacgtaaggccactacatcgacttctcgtttactaaccgctaacaactaatcactaaccctctgtcctggccAGACAGTTCACATAGCTGAAGtatgttcccaggacagcgtgcttgaaccttgagtggatataagcacgaaataagTATACATGAATTAATGGCTGTGGGTTGAAATCGAAATGTGACTGGCAACcagaaatgcaaatattattcctgtaaatatatctacatatttatgtatttatctgtTTGTTTGGGTGCAATTACTTTGGTTTTAATTTCAGTATGTCTGTGAACACGCACAGACGGAATAAAAACAGCATGTTTTATAACATTGGTATTGGAGGTAAAGACGAAACAAATGAGAAAGGCTGACAGCTGATGACTCTGAAATCAATATGCAAGATGTTTGATCACTCCACGGTAAGACAGGTGGATAATAAAcaaggcccgtgcttataaaacgtatGAAATTGAGTCTGGATTCTAAGGCCCATATTTATAAAGGTGTTTTAACGTAAAAAcgtgtttcaaaaatataaaacagtgttttaagaaaaatcaatatttacaaatatgttttaactttaaagCACTGCTACTAAAACATGTGTTTACAtccatatttataaaagtattttaatgttaaaacatgttttaaaatatcctaAAACACGTTTTAGTTAAAACAATGAAGAGGTACGTCTAACTCAATCACGTGTTTGGACTCAGTCGCTTCAACATTTTGGGACATGAAACATGGACGTACTCCGACAACTACAACATCTTCAACGTGTTCAGGATATCAACTACAACCGTGCAATGAGACGAGAGCGTGTTTTCAGAGATTGTGACAATCCATTTGACCGTTTGTCTGATGAGTGTTTTCGAATGCGATTTCGTCTGAGCAAAAATACAGTTCGCGTTGTAACTGACATGGTGCGGGCAGATATAGAACAGCCAACACGTAGGAATCATGCAGTCCCTTGCGAACTTCAAGTCTTACTTGCATTGCGGTTTTATGCAACAGGGGGATTCCAGCTCACCATGGCCGACCTCCATGGACTTTCTCAGACGACCGTATGTACTGTTCTTAAACGAGTGACAAATGCGATCGCCAGGTTAAGACCACAGTATATTTTATTCTCCAATAACGAGGAAATGAACGATCTTAAAGAAAGATTGTTCAACATTGCTGGTTTTCCCAACTGCGTAGGAGCCATTGACTGCAGTCACATCCGTATAATTGGAGAAGGTGAAAACGGGCAAAGATTCATCAACAGAAAAGGCTGGTCTTCTGTTAATGTCCAAGCAGTGAGCGACATTAATCGTAGATTTGTCAACATAGTGGCACACTGGCATACACCATTACAGTTACGGATACTGATAGCCAATCATAATGAGCCGAATTTTCAAAGCCTGTCTgtccatgggcggatccaaggggggggggggaccagggggacgcgtcccccccaaaaattgttcaagtgccctcaaaatgtccaagtgccctttttgtttgtagaattttttttttttttaagtaaacaataattatattgtagataaatgaaatcaagattttcgtgtacatgcgcaagcttgcagatatgtgtctgtgttattgagtctcaatggggccccattgaggttctaacgcgagtgacgccaatttacttcattattgctagtatattatgacgtagaactgtaggaattcatattaattgtaaatatcaaaacttgtagtaaggtgcccttttgacgagtcaatgtgcccttcttttttggtccccccccccctaaaaatatttcctggatccgcccatgctgTCGTACTcgtgtaattacatacatttataatgcttaaacatcttCATGAATTTTTTCGCGAACacttgatatcatcactgtttttacaATTATTCATAAGTGCATGCCATCAAAGCTGTATCtattccattgagctctatCCTGTGCAACTTTGGGTTTTGTATGCttgtcttgggagtggcagtcttacgGGAGGTGCAAGAGAGATGaaatatgttgttatttatCTCGTAGGGGAGTGGCGATCCTCCTAAAGATAAACACCTGGTAGTGGATCATGGGAGCAATCACTACTTCGCCTAACTTCTTTTTGACTCTCATTTGTGCAGTGATACGATATTTTGATATCGGAATacgttgtgttttgtttgtttgtttgttgttgggtttttttgtgggggttttaagaattaagaaaaacatatttcgtaaattcggcccaatgTCATTCGGTAACTATTAATCGCTTAGCCAGTTTAGCAGATCGACACGGCTAGTGATTTTAAGATGGCgaagtattatttattaatatcattttttaattatatatatacattcactACAGAATTTATTACGTGTAGGAGGCCATTTAGAGGCCTTTTAATCGTAAAGAGCGGGAAGCAAATAGCTGTGACGTCACCACCTACTTCCAAAATGATGACCCATCACTATCCGTAACAGTAATGGTGTGGTAGTGCAACCTCTCTGTTAAACAGACAGAATCCATTGTCTTGTCTGTGATGCACACACTATGAGGTCAGCTATAGGTTATTGAACGACCACCTTGTAATGTTTA
This window contains:
- the LOC121383524 gene encoding putative nuclease HARBI1, yielding MDVLRQLQHLQRVQDINYNRAMRRERVFRDCDNPFDRLSDECFRMRFRLSKNTVRVVTDMVRADIEQPTRRNHAVPCELQVLLALRFYATGGFQLTMADLHGLSQTTVCTVLKRVTNAIARLRPQYILFSNNEEMNDLKERLFNIAGFPNCVGAIDCSHIRIIGEGENGQRFINRKGWSSVNVQANKGGQLCVPSTLCSLNSLIPPSSLSRDLLFS